One stretch of Streptomyces sp. NBC_00443 DNA includes these proteins:
- a CDS encoding PadR family transcriptional regulator, with amino-acid sequence MRLPLLALLARGPAHGYELKQDLEQLLGSAYPQPNVGQIYVTLARLEKSGLIEGEDVEQSSRPNKKVYHLTDAGREALRAWFEEPEDEPRVRDEFFMKLAVAPQTGLANQIALINQQRRQYLNTMRQLSKLAAAEDRDNRIAHLLIEGAMLHLQADLDWLERCQEELEEQE; translated from the coding sequence GTGCGGCTGCCCCTCCTGGCCCTGCTGGCGCGCGGCCCGGCGCACGGCTATGAGCTGAAGCAGGACCTTGAGCAACTGCTGGGCTCCGCGTACCCTCAGCCGAACGTCGGCCAGATCTATGTGACCCTCGCCCGTCTCGAGAAATCGGGGCTGATAGAGGGCGAGGACGTCGAGCAGTCGAGCCGGCCCAACAAGAAGGTCTACCACCTCACCGACGCCGGGCGTGAGGCGCTGCGCGCCTGGTTCGAGGAGCCCGAGGACGAGCCACGGGTGCGGGACGAGTTCTTCATGAAGCTGGCCGTCGCCCCGCAGACGGGGCTCGCCAACCAGATCGCCCTTATCAACCAACAGCGGCGCCAGTACTTGAACACCATGCGTCAACTGTCGAAACTGGCCGCCGCCGAAGACCGGGACAACCGCATCGCCCATCTGCTGATCGAGGGCGCGATGCTGCATCTGCAGGCCGACCTCGACTGGCTGGAACGGTGCCAGGAAGAGCTGGAGGAGCAGGAATGA
- a CDS encoding ABC transporter substrate-binding protein, with protein sequence MRWIHAAGRGLLVLVVILTGYVASGARADEGPAGGRGPLTLATAGDLTGYLGSVLEGWNRTHPDEKVTLVELPDSADETHAQMTTDLRGGDRSRFDVLNIDVSWTSEFAAQGWIRPLARDRFPLGSFLPPVVDTATYDGQLYAVPYVTNAGLLLYRKDILAKEGVDPPRTWAELERAAKSIAPKYGLDGYAGQFLPYEGLTVNAAEAVYSAGGSILGDEGERVTVNSTAARDGIDFLARGIREGWIPERALTYKEEESKQAFQDGRLLFLRNWPYAYVGASAKGSPVSGRIGAVPLPGPDGPGTSVLGGSNLAVSSHARHPDSAARLIAYLTSERVQRQVLTRGALPPVRADLYEDPGLVREFPYLPTLRQSVQTAAPRPKSPRYDQVSLVVQAVVHDAMTGRETPEAAVRRLARELDTIAR encoded by the coding sequence ATGCGGTGGATCCACGCCGCCGGTAGGGGCCTTCTCGTCCTCGTTGTGATCCTGACCGGCTACGTTGCCTCCGGCGCCCGCGCCGACGAGGGTCCCGCGGGCGGCAGGGGACCCCTGACCCTCGCCACCGCCGGCGACCTCACCGGCTATCTCGGTTCCGTCCTGGAGGGCTGGAACCGCACTCACCCCGACGAGAAGGTCACCCTCGTCGAGCTGCCCGACTCCGCCGACGAGACCCACGCGCAGATGACCACCGACCTGCGCGGCGGTGACCGCAGCCGCTTCGACGTCCTCAACATCGACGTCAGCTGGACCTCGGAGTTCGCGGCGCAGGGCTGGATCCGCCCCCTGGCGCGTGACCGCTTCCCGCTCGGGAGCTTCCTGCCGCCCGTCGTGGACACGGCGACCTACGACGGACAGCTGTACGCGGTCCCGTACGTCACCAACGCCGGCCTGCTCCTGTACCGCAAGGACATCCTCGCCAAGGAGGGCGTCGACCCACCGCGCACCTGGGCCGAACTGGAACGGGCCGCGAAGTCCATCGCGCCCAAGTACGGCCTGGACGGCTACGCGGGGCAGTTCCTGCCGTACGAAGGGCTCACGGTCAACGCCGCCGAGGCCGTCTACTCGGCGGGCGGCTCGATCCTCGGCGACGAGGGCGAGCGCGTCACCGTGAACTCGACGGCGGCCCGCGACGGCATCGACTTCCTCGCCCGGGGCATCCGCGAGGGCTGGATCCCCGAGCGGGCGCTCACCTACAAGGAGGAGGAGTCCAAGCAGGCCTTCCAGGACGGACGCCTGCTCTTCCTGCGCAACTGGCCCTACGCCTATGTCGGCGCGTCGGCCAAGGGCTCGCCGGTCTCCGGGCGGATCGGCGCCGTACCGCTGCCGGGTCCGGACGGGCCGGGGACGAGTGTGCTGGGCGGCTCCAACCTGGCCGTCTCCTCCCATGCCCGGCACCCCGACTCGGCCGCCCGTCTGATCGCGTACCTGACCAGCGAGCGCGTCCAGCGCCAAGTCCTCACGCGGGGTGCCCTGCCGCCGGTACGGGCCGACCTGTACGAGGATCCCGGGCTGGTGCGGGAGTTCCCGTACCTGCCGACCCTGCGCCAGAGCGTGCAGACGGCCGCGCCGCGCCCGAAGAGCCCGCGCTACGACCAGGTGAGCCTGGTCGTGCAGGCGGTCGTGCACGACGCGATGACCGGGCGCGAGACGCCCGAGGCCGCGGTGCGCCGGCTGGCGCGAGAGCTCGACACCATCGCGCGCTGA
- a CDS encoding glycoside hydrolase family 13 protein, which yields MLSKYHWWRDAVIYQVYVRSFLDSTGDGVGDLAGVRAGLPYLKKLGVDGIWLSPFYPSPQHDHGYDVADYCDVDPLFGDLAEFDQLVAAARRLGIKVLLDIVPNHCSSEHRWFEEALSAEPGSAARARFHFADGRGADGSEPPNNWHAMFGGPAWSRVTEAGGRSGQWYLHMFTPEQPDWNWRNPEVGAEFDRVLRFWLDRGVDGFRIDVAAGLYKHPELPDSDDPEADARTRDSVNPLAWNQPEVHDVWRQWRSICEEYTARDGRERLLVGEVSVPTAREHARYVRSDELHQAFFFDLLSAPWEAGAFRKVISEAMQDIAGTGSTVTWVLNNHDQVRTVTRYGEPATEGSGLGAARARAAALLMLALPGAAYIYQGEELGLPEVVDLPDDVLTDPIFHRTGSRARIRDGCRVPLPWSGQASPFGFTSGAESAKPWLPQPEYFAEYATDRALADTRSFWHLYRDGLQLRQALPQLGEGALSWLDSTPGVLAFVRGDGLVCAVNFGTAPTPAPVSGTPLLSSGPCPAGVLPGSTAAWWMSDGTEFRAS from the coding sequence ATGCTGAGTAAGTACCACTGGTGGCGTGACGCGGTGATCTACCAGGTCTACGTCCGTAGCTTCCTGGACAGCACCGGCGACGGTGTCGGCGATCTCGCCGGGGTCCGGGCCGGGCTGCCGTATCTGAAGAAGCTCGGGGTCGACGGGATCTGGCTGAGCCCCTTCTATCCGTCGCCGCAGCACGACCACGGGTACGACGTGGCCGACTACTGCGACGTCGACCCGCTCTTCGGTGACCTCGCCGAGTTCGACCAGCTGGTCGCCGCGGCCCGGCGGCTGGGCATCAAGGTGCTGCTCGACATCGTCCCCAACCACTGCTCCAGCGAGCACCGGTGGTTCGAGGAGGCCCTGTCCGCCGAGCCCGGCAGCGCGGCCCGCGCCCGCTTCCACTTCGCCGACGGCCGTGGCGCCGACGGCTCCGAACCGCCCAACAACTGGCACGCGATGTTCGGCGGCCCGGCGTGGAGCCGGGTGACCGAGGCGGGCGGGCGGTCCGGCCAGTGGTACCTGCACATGTTCACGCCCGAGCAGCCCGACTGGAACTGGCGCAACCCGGAGGTCGGCGCCGAGTTCGACCGGGTCCTGCGGTTCTGGCTGGACCGGGGTGTCGACGGCTTCCGTATCGACGTCGCCGCCGGCCTCTACAAGCACCCGGAACTGCCCGACTCCGACGACCCGGAGGCCGACGCCCGCACCCGCGACTCGGTCAACCCGCTCGCCTGGAACCAGCCCGAGGTGCACGACGTGTGGCGCCAGTGGCGTTCCATATGCGAGGAGTACACGGCCCGCGACGGCCGTGAGCGTCTGCTCGTCGGCGAGGTGTCCGTCCCGACCGCGCGCGAGCACGCCCGGTACGTCCGCTCCGACGAGCTCCACCAGGCCTTCTTCTTCGACCTGCTCAGCGCCCCCTGGGAGGCCGGCGCCTTCCGCAAGGTCATCTCCGAAGCCATGCAGGACATAGCCGGCACGGGCTCGACGGTCACCTGGGTCCTCAACAACCACGACCAGGTCCGCACCGTCACCCGCTACGGCGAACCCGCCACCGAGGGCAGCGGCCTCGGCGCAGCCCGCGCCCGTGCCGCCGCGCTGCTGATGCTGGCGCTGCCGGGGGCCGCGTACATCTACCAGGGCGAGGAGCTGGGCCTGCCCGAGGTCGTCGATCTGCCCGACGACGTGCTCACCGACCCGATCTTCCACCGCACCGGCAGCCGGGCCCGCATCCGCGACGGCTGCCGGGTGCCGCTGCCCTGGTCGGGACAGGCGTCCCCGTTCGGCTTCACCTCCGGCGCGGAGAGCGCCAAGCCCTGGCTGCCGCAGCCCGAGTACTTCGCCGAGTACGCCACCGACCGCGCCCTCGCCGACACCCGCTCCTTCTGGCACCTGTACCGCGACGGCCTCCAACTGCGCCAGGCACTGCCCCAGTTGGGCGAGGGCGCTCTGAGCTGGCTGGACAGCACGCCCGGCGTCCTGGCCTTCGTCCGTGGCGACGGCCTCGTCTGCGCCGTCAACTTCGGTACCGCGCCCACCCCTGCGCCGGTCTCCGGCACCCCGCTGCTGTCGAGCGGCCCCTGCCCGGCCGGGGTCCTGCCCGGCTCCACGGCGGCCTGGTGGATGAGCGACGGGACCGAGTTCCGCGCCTCCTGA
- a CDS encoding ABC transporter substrate-binding protein, whose translation MMRRRTTLLTGCTALVLALGATACGGGPVAAGGGDKALSGQTITVAGVWTGTEQKNFQKVLDAFTEKTGAKAEFVSTGDNVSTVVGSKIEGGNAPDVVMVPQVGVLQQFAKKGWLEPLSKTTQKSVDANFAPVWKDYGSVEDTLYGLYFKAAHKSTVWYSPDALAQAGVEPPKSYDDMLKAGQTVSDSGLAAFSVAGEDGWTLTDWFENVYLSQAGPEKYDALAAHELKWTDASVVDALTTLGKLFKDKQLIAGGQKEALNTDFPGSVEKVFGPKPEAGMVYEGDFVAGVAKDQFGKSIGEDANFFPFPAVGAGKAPVVSGGDAAVVLKDGKNQKAGMALLEYLATPEAAAVWAEAGGFLSPNKNVDLASYGDDVTRATAKSLVSAGDSVRFDMSDQAPAAFGGTKGAGEWKLLQDFLRDPSDPKGTAAKLEAAAAKAYEGQG comes from the coding sequence ATGATGCGACGACGTACGACCCTGCTCACCGGATGCACCGCTCTCGTCCTCGCGCTCGGCGCGACCGCCTGTGGCGGCGGACCGGTCGCCGCGGGCGGCGGTGACAAGGCGCTCAGCGGCCAGACGATCACCGTGGCCGGCGTCTGGACCGGCACCGAGCAGAAGAACTTCCAGAAGGTGCTGGACGCGTTCACCGAGAAGACCGGCGCCAAGGCCGAGTTCGTGTCCACCGGGGACAACGTCTCCACCGTCGTCGGCAGCAAGATCGAGGGCGGCAACGCCCCGGACGTGGTGATGGTCCCGCAGGTCGGCGTGCTCCAGCAGTTCGCGAAGAAGGGCTGGCTGGAGCCGCTGTCCAAGACCACGCAGAAGTCCGTGGACGCCAACTTCGCCCCCGTGTGGAAGGACTACGGCAGCGTCGAGGACACCCTCTACGGCCTCTACTTCAAGGCCGCGCACAAGTCGACCGTCTGGTACAGCCCCGACGCCCTCGCACAGGCCGGCGTCGAGCCGCCGAAGAGCTACGACGACATGCTGAAGGCCGGGCAGACCGTCTCCGACTCCGGCCTCGCCGCCTTCTCGGTCGCCGGCGAGGACGGCTGGACCCTCACCGACTGGTTCGAGAACGTCTACCTCTCCCAGGCCGGACCCGAGAAGTACGACGCCCTCGCCGCGCACGAGCTGAAGTGGACCGACGCGTCCGTGGTCGACGCCCTGACCACCCTCGGCAAGCTGTTCAAGGACAAGCAGCTGATCGCGGGCGGGCAGAAGGAGGCCCTCAACACCGACTTCCCGGGCTCGGTGGAGAAGGTGTTCGGGCCGAAGCCCGAGGCGGGCATGGTCTACGAGGGCGACTTCGTCGCGGGCGTCGCCAAGGACCAGTTCGGCAAGTCGATCGGCGAGGACGCGAACTTCTTCCCGTTCCCGGCGGTCGGTGCCGGCAAGGCGCCGGTGGTCAGCGGCGGTGACGCGGCCGTCGTCCTGAAGGACGGCAAGAACCAGAAGGCCGGCATGGCACTGCTGGAGTACCTCGCCACCCCTGAGGCCGCGGCGGTGTGGGCGGAGGCAGGCGGCTTCCTGTCCCCGAACAAGAACGTCGACCTCGCCTCGTACGGCGACGACGTCACCCGCGCGACCGCCAAGTCCCTCGTCTCCGCGGGCGATTCGGTCCGCTTCGACATGTCCGACCAGGCCCCGGCGGCCTTCGGCGGCACCAAGGGCGCCGGCGAGTGGAAGCTCCTCCAGGACTTCCTGCGCGACCCGTCCGACCCGAAGGGCACCGCGGCGAAGCTGGAGGCCGCGGCGGCCAAGGCGTACGAGGGCCAGGGCTGA